One genomic segment of Fervidobacterium pennivorans includes these proteins:
- a CDS encoding S4 domain-containing protein has protein sequence MRLDKFLKINRIIKRRTIAQEVAKAGLVKKDGKVLKPSYEVKPGDILEVSYGRRTLKILVTDDMKCRILEETFRGDEDEKSN, from the coding sequence ATGCGCTTGGATAAATTTCTTAAAATAAACCGAATAATAAAAAGAAGAACCATAGCCCAAGAAGTTGCAAAAGCCGGACTTGTGAAAAAAGATGGAAAGGTTCTAAAGCCATCTTACGAAGTCAAACCCGGAGACATCTTGGAAGTTTCATATGGAAGACGTACTTTGAAAATTTTAGTTACCGATGATATGAAATGCCGAATTCTTGAGGAGACATTCCGAGGTGACGAAGATGAGAAGTCTAATTGA
- a CDS encoding diguanylate cyclase domain-containing protein: MRSLIENHIDDFLEILTYEKRFWKDFWEKLPFKPITENYANHFEDFYEKLVNLSRNQLTEFSHVYEENKERIKEELSIRLRKNARDLELSREDFVIYLIVGIGEKDWVVVDGKHEKVIVFDVFSLWKKGKFPFLADAVYQAVIHFRHGASEGNYYDKSEIFSKLKDEITKLDNENILQNICELLDKYVPYYNWTGFYLMDEKEEGVLVLGPYVGEPTEHVRIPVGRGICGQAAATKLTFVVQDVSLETNYLSCSPHVKSEIVVPIVRNDGSVFGEIDIDSHFKAPFDERDQEFLEWIAKQLLVRVVHWKDFERRIKIAYLDSYVSYILNEIVKFNIPFDVSLHVHYDAEKVPENLYKLWRIARKMRNAKLDKILVVDNVEEQKVELKTRLGNFVLNYNDLQLPVPEIVRKMIVEGAQEVSRMLFSIHHTATRLAQSFVNTRLITEYALKPESNVNTILYAFLTGITAGYSGSFNRAMFFYYTDGQFILQKALGPRSEDEAHRIWEAIEDIELNMSDFLETVSKDFKSALELLYKGKAISEEQITRYLDGEPHVVTKRDLPKIAEEFDVVNEFAIMTLKSENKLVGLLLADNNFDHKPISEYQLAVLKDLGHQMVLILENKRFIEIMKEKAEVDALTGLRTRRALEEFMSNPPLKQFSVVFMDLNKFKLVNDMYGHEKGDEVLKKLGKCINLNIRKDDLAFRYGGDEVILIIDSVDKNIVQKVVERISECFAKSADMSFSTGVAFYPEEGDIGKVLKLADERCYKSKSTGKIEF, translated from the coding sequence ATGAGAAGTCTAATTGAAAATCACATCGACGATTTTTTGGAAATTCTTACTTACGAAAAGAGATTTTGGAAGGACTTTTGGGAGAAGTTACCGTTCAAGCCAATTACTGAGAATTATGCTAACCACTTCGAAGATTTCTACGAAAAACTGGTTAATCTTTCTCGTAACCAATTGACCGAATTCTCACATGTATATGAAGAAAACAAGGAAAGGATAAAAGAAGAGCTTTCCATAAGACTTCGGAAGAATGCCCGCGATTTGGAATTGTCACGTGAGGATTTTGTGATTTACCTTATAGTAGGCATAGGTGAAAAGGATTGGGTTGTTGTTGATGGTAAGCACGAAAAAGTAATTGTTTTTGACGTCTTTTCGCTTTGGAAAAAAGGGAAATTCCCGTTTCTTGCCGACGCAGTCTACCAAGCTGTTATACATTTCAGACATGGGGCATCGGAAGGAAATTATTATGACAAGTCTGAGATATTCTCAAAATTAAAGGATGAAATCACCAAACTCGACAATGAGAACATCCTGCAAAATATCTGTGAGCTTTTGGATAAATATGTTCCCTATTACAATTGGACAGGATTCTATTTGATGGACGAAAAAGAAGAAGGAGTGCTTGTCTTAGGACCATACGTTGGAGAACCTACAGAACACGTGCGGATACCTGTTGGGAGAGGTATATGCGGACAAGCAGCTGCGACGAAATTAACATTTGTGGTGCAAGATGTTAGTTTGGAAACTAATTATCTTTCCTGCAGTCCTCATGTGAAAAGCGAAATCGTTGTACCTATAGTACGCAATGATGGTAGTGTTTTTGGAGAAATCGATATAGACAGCCACTTTAAAGCACCTTTCGACGAGAGAGACCAAGAGTTCTTAGAATGGATAGCGAAGCAACTACTTGTGAGGGTGGTCCATTGGAAAGATTTCGAAAGAAGAATCAAGATTGCTTACTTGGATAGCTATGTCTCTTATATTTTGAATGAAATAGTGAAGTTCAATATTCCCTTTGATGTAAGCCTTCACGTACATTATGATGCTGAAAAAGTTCCAGAAAACCTGTACAAACTCTGGAGAATTGCTCGAAAAATGCGTAATGCAAAACTCGACAAAATATTGGTAGTAGATAACGTTGAGGAACAAAAAGTCGAACTAAAAACAAGGCTTGGTAATTTTGTATTGAACTACAACGACTTGCAATTACCTGTGCCGGAAATAGTAAGAAAAATGATTGTTGAAGGAGCTCAAGAAGTTTCCAGAATGCTCTTCTCAATCCACCACACTGCAACAAGATTGGCGCAAAGCTTTGTGAACACTAGACTTATAACAGAATATGCGCTGAAACCGGAAAGCAATGTGAATACAATTCTGTACGCGTTCTTAACGGGCATAACTGCAGGTTACTCAGGTTCTTTTAACAGAGCTATGTTTTTCTACTACACGGACGGTCAATTCATCTTACAGAAAGCTCTCGGTCCTAGAAGTGAAGATGAAGCTCACAGAATCTGGGAAGCTATTGAAGACATAGAGTTGAATATGTCGGATTTCTTGGAAACAGTCTCTAAAGATTTTAAATCGGCATTGGAGTTGCTATACAAGGGAAAGGCTATAAGCGAAGAGCAAATAACCAGATACCTAGATGGCGAACCTCATGTAGTAACAAAACGGGATCTACCGAAAATCGCAGAAGAGTTCGATGTTGTTAATGAATTTGCTATCATGACACTTAAGAGTGAGAACAAGCTCGTTGGTTTGCTGTTAGCTGATAACAATTTTGACCATAAACCCATTTCTGAATACCAACTCGCCGTGTTAAAAGACCTAGGGCACCAAATGGTTCTGATTTTAGAAAATAAAAGATTCATTGAAATAATGAAAGAAAAAGCTGAGGTCGACGCATTGACTGGTTTAAGAACTCGCAGAGCGCTGGAAGAATTCATGTCCAATCCTCCCTTGAAACAGTTCTCAGTCGTCTTCATGGATTTGAACAAATTTAAGCTTGTAAACGACATGTATGGTCATGAAAAAGGTGATGAAGTACTTAAAAAATTAGGTAAGTGTATAAACTTGAACATAAGAAAAGATGACTTAGCATTCAGGTATGGTGGCGATGAGGTAATACTCATCATCGACTCAGTTGACAAAAACATTGTTCAAAAAGTTGTGGAAAGAATCTCCGAGTGCTTCGCAAAGTCAGCTGACATGTCCTTCTCAACCGGAGTAGCATTTTATCCTGAAGAAGGCGATATCGGCAAAGTCTTGAAACTTGCGGACGAACGATGTTACAAGTCCAAATCTACGGGAAAGATTGAATTCTAA
- a CDS encoding ABC transporter ATP-binding protein: MKSEDSIQKEGKKRKTSVFFRLLQYALPYWHLLALAIVVVIVLTYLALLPPQIVRKAINTYILSESLQTAEKLSGISKQSLLFLIVSGGIFLFEYLSILVTTYIGGRVVYDLRRQLYDHVLKLPMSFFDRHPSGQITTRITSDTQNVQEFFTSVITSIVNDVFLLAGVIIMMWRISSRLFLDIIYIFPVIIVAMVVFRYFDIRAYRAVRSNIARINAYIAENLAGMPVIKLFNAENYKRKEFDKINRELYRARMNQLYVFGIFRPLINFLYYLTLSLIIWFGSKYILGKVLNFGDLYAFVSYIDTFMRPIEDLSEKYDIIQNTIASGEKIFALLDEPQEEQGNSNGKKTIEKGTIEFKDVWFSYDNKRWVLQGVNLSFSPGELVAIVGETGAGKTTIMNLINGMYRPQKGVILIDNVPLEEYDIHALRKEVSAVPQDVVLFSGTLLDNIRLFHDEIPEEEVYKALEKVEALEIIQRLPKGIYTEIVERGKGISAGERQLIALARSVLFGAKIFILDEATSNIDVETEHRIQKAVRELSKENTVIMIAHRLSTVVNADRIIVVVDGKIAEEGKHFELLRKKGAYYKLYEIQFAKEETA; the protein is encoded by the coding sequence GTGAAAAGCGAAGACAGTATACAGAAAGAAGGAAAAAAGAGAAAAACTAGTGTATTTTTCAGACTATTACAGTACGCTCTACCGTATTGGCATCTCTTAGCTTTGGCTATCGTAGTTGTGATTGTTCTTACATATTTAGCACTCTTACCACCACAAATTGTGAGGAAAGCTATAAATACGTATATACTTTCAGAGTCTTTGCAAACAGCTGAAAAGCTTTCGGGGATATCAAAACAATCCCTTCTGTTCCTTATCGTTTCAGGAGGGATTTTCCTATTTGAGTACCTTTCAATACTCGTTACTACATACATCGGTGGTCGGGTTGTTTACGACTTACGACGTCAACTATATGACCACGTGTTAAAGCTTCCAATGTCTTTTTTCGACAGACATCCTAGTGGACAAATAACGACAAGAATAACGAGTGATACACAAAATGTCCAAGAGTTCTTCACCTCAGTTATAACCAGTATCGTCAACGATGTTTTTTTACTTGCAGGTGTAATCATAATGATGTGGAGAATCAGTTCGCGACTTTTCCTCGATATTATTTACATCTTCCCAGTAATTATCGTAGCAATGGTTGTTTTCAGGTACTTTGATATTAGGGCTTACCGAGCTGTTAGGTCAAACATTGCGCGTATTAACGCATACATTGCTGAAAACTTGGCTGGGATGCCTGTGATAAAATTGTTTAACGCTGAAAATTACAAAAGAAAAGAGTTTGACAAGATAAACAGAGAGCTTTACAGGGCCAGAATGAACCAACTCTACGTTTTCGGTATCTTTCGACCTTTGATAAACTTCTTATATTACCTCACATTATCACTTATCATCTGGTTCGGGTCTAAGTATATCTTAGGCAAAGTGCTGAACTTCGGAGACCTGTATGCGTTTGTTTCTTATATAGATACCTTCATGAGACCTATTGAAGATTTATCGGAAAAGTACGATATTATCCAAAACACTATTGCCAGTGGCGAGAAAATCTTTGCGCTTTTGGACGAGCCACAGGAAGAACAAGGCAATTCTAACGGAAAAAAGACCATAGAAAAAGGAACTATAGAATTCAAAGATGTATGGTTTAGCTATGACAATAAGCGCTGGGTTTTGCAAGGTGTAAATCTTTCATTTTCTCCAGGAGAGTTAGTTGCAATTGTTGGCGAAACCGGTGCGGGTAAAACAACGATAATGAACCTTATAAATGGAATGTACAGACCACAAAAAGGTGTTATTCTAATAGATAATGTGCCACTGGAAGAATACGATATCCATGCTTTGAGAAAAGAGGTATCGGCTGTTCCTCAGGATGTAGTGCTATTCAGCGGTACATTATTGGACAACATAAGGCTCTTCCATGACGAAATACCAGAAGAAGAAGTTTACAAAGCTCTTGAGAAAGTCGAGGCATTAGAAATTATACAAAGATTACCAAAAGGGATATACACTGAGATAGTTGAAAGAGGAAAAGGTATCTCTGCAGGCGAAAGGCAATTGATAGCATTGGCAAGGTCTGTATTGTTCGGTGCTAAAATATTCATACTTGACGAAGCAACAAGTAACATCGATGTGGAAACAGAGCACAGAATCCAGAAAGCAGTCAGAGAGTTGTCGAAAGAAAATACCGTCATAATGATAGCACACAGACTTTCTACAGTCGTAAACGCTGATAGAATAATCGTTGTTGTTGATGGTAAAATCGCAGAAGAGGGCAAACATTTCGAGCTACTTAGAAAGAAAGGTGCCTACTACAAGCTTTACGAAATACAATTCGCGAAAGAGGAGACTGCATGA
- a CDS encoding radical SAM protein, whose amino-acid sequence MSMILRASYWTWKLLNGESIPDEMPTAYLMLDGECMYNCAYCTHARDSESDNSYLSRVVWKLIEPKDLNSISLKFKRVCLQTVNYKGYFEDVLDVVERLKRSDTNQKLLISVSTRVKSTKEIDILMNSGVNDLGIAIDVVSEKLHKLYRSWSLEYTLSLIRYGAEKYPGRITTHIIVGLGEQDKELYEIFKLMKAYDVKVALFAFTPIRGTRLAHLTPPSLERYRKIQILRFLMFETNYTPEIDFDEDGNLKILKYDNSIDISKAFLTSGCTHCTRPYYNDSPRNKVLYNYHTIIETQKK is encoded by the coding sequence ATGAGTATGATTTTGAGAGCTTCCTATTGGACTTGGAAGTTGCTTAATGGAGAATCCATACCCGATGAGATGCCCACTGCTTACCTTATGCTTGACGGGGAATGTATGTATAACTGCGCTTACTGTACTCATGCAAGAGATTCAGAAAGTGATAATTCGTATTTGTCAAGGGTAGTTTGGAAATTAATAGAACCTAAAGATTTGAATTCGATAAGCCTAAAGTTCAAGCGTGTTTGCCTTCAGACTGTTAATTACAAAGGTTATTTTGAAGACGTACTTGACGTTGTTGAACGTCTGAAAAGGTCGGACACTAATCAAAAACTACTCATTTCTGTTTCCACACGTGTGAAAAGCACAAAGGAAATCGATATACTAATGAATTCAGGAGTTAATGACTTAGGCATTGCTATCGACGTGGTTTCCGAAAAGCTTCACAAATTGTATCGTTCTTGGTCCTTAGAATACACTCTCTCTTTGATACGTTACGGAGCAGAAAAGTATCCAGGAAGAATTACAACCCATATCATCGTTGGACTTGGTGAACAAGACAAAGAACTCTATGAAATATTCAAGCTAATGAAAGCTTACGATGTCAAAGTCGCGCTCTTTGCTTTTACTCCAATACGTGGGACGAGACTTGCTCACTTAACACCACCATCTCTTGAACGATACAGAAAAATCCAAATACTCAGGTTCTTGATGTTCGAAACAAATTATACACCAGAAATAGATTTTGATGAGGATGGCAATCTGAAGATATTAAAATACGATAACTCTATAGATATATCAAAAGCCTTCCTTACATCCGGATGCACCCATTGTACAAGACCTTACTACAACGACAGTCCAAGGAATAAAGTGTTGTATAATTATCATACAATCATAGAGACTCAAAAGAAATGA
- a CDS encoding flagellar biosynthetic protein FliR: MNQFYDLLQRYALSYGLILTRLTGMMVIAPLFAGFSLPLEIMVILLLALGYVTLPNVAIPVSLPMPIITIAGSALYNFFIGFVIGLIGYTIVSSVYVGSEIFGIQSGFNVSGSLDPTMEESPLTSEFIYLVSVYIFVSLKGHLLLYKAVVESFQKYPILISEISFKNISEQYVRIFTDAFLFSLQIALPIIGLMFLINVLFGILSRLVPQMNVFMVAMPASTLILFAVLVGMIPVWVELISRMVYRLEPYLSQLLAK, translated from the coding sequence ATGAATCAGTTCTACGACTTGCTTCAAAGGTATGCATTAAGTTACGGATTAATTCTTACGCGTTTAACAGGCATGATGGTAATTGCCCCGCTATTTGCTGGGTTTTCATTACCGTTGGAGATAATGGTTATACTGCTTCTAGCACTTGGATACGTCACATTGCCTAATGTTGCCATTCCTGTTTCTTTGCCTATGCCAATAATCACAATTGCTGGCTCGGCACTGTACAACTTTTTCATAGGTTTCGTTATCGGATTGATAGGATACACCATTGTTAGTTCAGTCTACGTTGGAAGCGAAATTTTTGGTATCCAGTCGGGATTCAATGTAAGTGGTTCGCTAGACCCGACTATGGAAGAATCACCTTTAACAAGCGAGTTCATCTACTTGGTATCAGTCTACATATTCGTCTCTTTAAAAGGTCACCTACTTCTTTACAAGGCTGTTGTCGAGTCTTTTCAAAAATACCCGATTCTTATTTCTGAAATTTCTTTCAAAAACATCAGTGAGCAATATGTAAGAATCTTTACCGATGCGTTTCTGTTCTCCTTGCAAATAGCGTTACCTATAATAGGTCTTATGTTTTTAATAAACGTACTTTTTGGAATTCTCTCTAGACTTGTTCCTCAAATGAACGTTTTTATGGTTGCTATGCCTGCTTCAACGCTGATACTTTTTGCTGTGCTTGTGGGGATGATACCTGTATGGGTAGAATTGATATCACGGATGGTTTACAGATTGGAACCATATCTCAGTCAGCTACTAGCAAAATAG
- the flhB gene encoding flagellar biosynthesis protein FlhB: protein MGRIDITDGLQIGTISQSATSKIAKINLQLFADPDKTEKATPRKRQKAREEGQVPVSREFISGLGFLFVATLFLFTGKQLLNALINGTISTFEISDVEIRTFEDFLIYGVKPFTSAFVFLSFLVLSAALFSLTIGLLQTRFLFTLKPLKFDFNRLNPISGFKRMFSLRSLFELAKAIAKLLIVGFVGYSVIKGNFQKIMITADSSLIDGALLVWSTFTELIIKCSIALLIVSIGDYYFSRYEYEQSIKMTKQEVKEEFKEIEGNPEIKRRQRQIMLQYAMHRMMQEVPEASVVITNPTHFACALRYDPEKDFAPVLVAKGVDRVALRIIDIARENDVPIVRNPKLAREIYYTTELGDVIPEKLYKAVAEVLAYVFTLREKRETLK, encoded by the coding sequence ATGGGTAGAATTGATATCACGGATGGTTTACAGATTGGAACCATATCTCAGTCAGCTACTAGCAAAATAGCCAAAATAAATCTGCAACTATTCGCGGACCCTGACAAAACAGAAAAAGCAACACCACGTAAAAGACAAAAGGCAAGAGAAGAAGGTCAGGTTCCCGTCTCGCGCGAATTCATCTCCGGCCTTGGCTTTCTATTTGTAGCAACTCTCTTTTTATTTACCGGTAAGCAGCTACTAAATGCGTTAATAAATGGAACGATATCCACCTTCGAGATATCAGATGTCGAGATAAGAACTTTCGAGGACTTTCTAATATATGGTGTCAAGCCTTTCACATCTGCTTTTGTGTTCCTCTCTTTTCTGGTACTCAGCGCCGCACTTTTTTCCCTCACAATTGGACTACTGCAAACCAGGTTCCTTTTCACACTCAAGCCTCTGAAATTTGACTTTAACCGTCTCAATCCGATAAGTGGGTTCAAAAGGATGTTTTCGCTTAGGTCCCTTTTCGAATTAGCGAAAGCTATTGCAAAATTATTAATCGTGGGTTTCGTTGGCTACAGTGTGATTAAAGGGAATTTCCAAAAGATAATGATAACAGCTGATTCCAGTTTAATTGACGGTGCTTTACTTGTTTGGAGCACCTTTACAGAGCTTATAATCAAATGTTCAATAGCCCTATTAATTGTTTCAATAGGTGATTACTATTTTTCACGCTATGAATACGAACAGAGTATCAAGATGACAAAACAAGAGGTAAAGGAAGAATTTAAAGAAATAGAAGGGAACCCCGAGATTAAAAGGCGTCAGAGACAAATAATGCTGCAATACGCAATGCATAGAATGATGCAAGAAGTTCCGGAAGCAAGCGTGGTTATAACCAACCCGACACATTTTGCGTGTGCATTACGCTATGATCCAGAAAAAGACTTTGCCCCCGTATTGGTTGCAAAAGGTGTTGACCGGGTTGCACTGAGAATAATAGACATAGCAAGGGAAAACGATGTTCCAATCGTCAGAAATCCAAAACTTGCAAGGGAGATATACTATACTACTGAACTTGGAGATGTTATACCAGAAAAGCTTTACAAAGCAGTTGCAGAAGTTCTTGCTTACGTCTTTACACTGAGGGAGAAGAGAGAAACACTCAAGTAA
- a CDS encoding lysoplasmalogenase encodes MKFFLLTTATILASLTIVLKQLKVLENLSILLKVLTTLTLFLAVLSDSVFLNHNNKVELLVAFGLLSGALGDFFLEFDRFFIHGMGAFLLGHIFYVLGFYKMWEIPSFGIIVTLLLSGFGYFLFLKRFLSKEKLAVFLYVLAICTMVAFSSVRIVAFSGAILFFLSDLFLSYDKYVRRIPNRDLLVLSLYFAGQLFISLSVVL; translated from the coding sequence ATGAAGTTTTTCCTGCTAACAACAGCGACAATACTTGCATCGCTAACAATCGTTTTAAAACAATTGAAGGTTCTTGAAAACCTTTCAATTTTACTCAAGGTTCTCACGACTCTAACACTGTTTTTGGCTGTATTGTCGGATTCTGTATTTCTGAATCATAATAACAAGGTTGAATTATTAGTCGCTTTTGGTCTTTTATCCGGAGCCTTGGGCGATTTTTTCTTAGAATTTGATAGATTTTTCATCCATGGTATGGGCGCATTTTTATTAGGCCATATTTTCTATGTTCTTGGGTTTTACAAAATGTGGGAAATCCCGTCATTCGGTATTATAGTTACGCTCTTGCTGAGTGGTTTTGGCTATTTTCTTTTTCTTAAAAGATTCTTAAGCAAAGAAAAACTTGCGGTTTTTTTATACGTTTTAGCAATATGCACGATGGTTGCGTTTTCTTCGGTACGTATTGTGGCTTTTTCTGGGGCAATTCTTTTCTTTTTATCGGATTTATTCCTTTCATATGATAAGTATGTTAGAAGAATTCCGAACAGGGATTTATTAGTTCTGTCGTTGTATTTTGCTGGACAGTTATTTATCTCGTTAAGTGTAGTTCTTTAA
- a CDS encoding 5'-nucleotidase C-terminal domain-containing protein, with amino-acid sequence MKFGRKVLVGIFLLFAVVLLFAETREIVILHTSDLHGYIYPVDYATNKAANHGLAKVASVIKEQRQKYGEDNVIVIDTGDLIQGSPMEYYHAKFDNSDVDPMVLVMNHLKFAASVIGNHEFNYGLDVLSKAISEAEFPFVSANITDEYDIPYFIPYQIVDLDGVKVCILGLTTKFVPNWEDPRNIKGLKFKDPVETAKLYVEELRDIADIMIVAYHGGLERDPATGNPTEPLVGENQGYELATQVAGIDVLLTGHQHRAIATKIGNVAVTQPYNWGKMVGKITIKLEKNEEDGKWIIKEVKPELIDVSKYPPDEEILELAKPYEEKTQAWLDTPVGTAKGDFWISDPFVARLWDNPLIEFVNKVQMYYTGAKISSTALFTNDVKGWKDGPITLRDINAVYIYPNTLKVLKVKGKDIKDALERSADYFVFEDGIAKENKTWIEPKVQRYNYDMWEGISYKIVLNRPKGDRIVDLMFEGKPLDMDAEYEIVLNNYRAGGGGGYEMFKGKPVVREVLIEMAELMSNYVLEKKEIEATVDNNWGAYIEMTYTVHSGETLESVASKLGIPVEDIKRWNNVEEVKEGDVLKYYVPYFEYLKLMQKAS; translated from the coding sequence ATGAAGTTTGGTAGGAAAGTTTTAGTGGGGATTTTTTTACTTTTTGCGGTTGTTTTGTTGTTCGCTGAAACAAGGGAAATCGTTATTTTGCACACCAGTGATTTGCATGGCTACATCTATCCTGTTGATTATGCAACAAACAAAGCAGCGAATCACGGCTTAGCGAAGGTGGCATCGGTAATTAAAGAGCAGAGGCAAAAGTATGGTGAGGACAACGTCATAGTAATTGACACTGGAGATTTAATCCAGGGAAGCCCTATGGAATACTATCATGCGAAATTTGATAACAGTGATGTTGATCCAATGGTTCTTGTAATGAATCATCTCAAATTTGCGGCAAGCGTTATTGGAAATCATGAGTTTAACTATGGTCTGGATGTGTTAAGCAAAGCTATAAGTGAGGCAGAGTTCCCATTTGTTAGTGCAAATATAACGGACGAATATGACATTCCGTACTTCATACCATATCAAATAGTTGACTTAGATGGGGTAAAAGTGTGCATATTGGGTTTGACTACTAAATTCGTACCTAATTGGGAAGATCCAAGAAACATTAAAGGTCTGAAGTTCAAAGATCCGGTTGAGACAGCAAAACTTTACGTGGAAGAACTAAGGGATATTGCTGATATAATGATAGTTGCTTACCATGGTGGTTTAGAGCGCGACCCTGCTACAGGTAATCCAACGGAACCGCTTGTTGGAGAGAACCAAGGCTATGAGCTTGCAACTCAGGTCGCTGGTATTGACGTTCTGTTAACAGGTCACCAACACAGAGCAATTGCAACAAAGATTGGAAATGTAGCTGTAACTCAGCCATACAATTGGGGAAAGATGGTTGGTAAAATAACCATAAAGTTAGAGAAAAACGAAGAGGATGGGAAATGGATTATTAAGGAGGTTAAGCCTGAATTAATCGATGTTTCAAAATATCCACCCGATGAAGAGATTCTAGAGCTTGCAAAGCCCTACGAAGAAAAAACACAAGCTTGGTTAGATACACCAGTAGGAACAGCAAAAGGTGATTTCTGGATTTCTGATCCGTTTGTTGCAAGGCTTTGGGATAATCCACTAATCGAGTTTGTCAATAAAGTGCAAATGTATTACACGGGTGCGAAAATCTCTTCTACTGCACTCTTCACTAACGACGTTAAAGGTTGGAAAGATGGTCCCATAACTTTAAGAGACATAAACGCAGTCTATATATATCCGAACACGCTGAAAGTGCTAAAGGTTAAAGGTAAAGATATTAAAGACGCACTTGAAAGAAGTGCAGACTATTTTGTCTTTGAAGATGGGATAGCAAAGGAGAATAAAACTTGGATAGAGCCTAAAGTTCAGAGATACAACTACGATATGTGGGAAGGCATATCTTACAAGATAGTCCTGAACAGACCAAAAGGCGACAGGATTGTAGATTTAATGTTTGAAGGGAAACCTCTTGATATGGATGCAGAGTACGAGATTGTTTTGAATAACTACAGAGCTGGCGGTGGTGGAGGATACGAAATGTTTAAGGGAAAACCCGTTGTCAGAGAAGTTCTAATAGAAATGGCTGAATTAATGTCGAACTATGTGCTCGAAAAGAAAGAAATCGAAGCGACGGTCGATAACAACTGGGGAGCTTATATCGAAATGACGTATACTGTGCACTCAGGAGAAACACTAGAATCTGTTGCATCAAAACTCGGGATTCCTGTAGAAGATATAAAAAGGTGGAACAACGTAGAAGAGGTTAAAGAAGGAGACGTGCTGAAATACTATGTTCCGTATTTTGAATATCTCAAGCTTATGCAAAAAGCTTCCTAA
- a CDS encoding acyl-CoA dehydrogenase family protein: MDYLLTREQLLARELFREFAEKEVKPFAQKVDEEEYFPTETVKKMAEIGMMGIPFPKEVGGAGGDYLTYIIAVEEIAKYCATTAIILSAHTSLCCYPIYTWGTEHQKEKYLKPLLRGERLGAFALTEPNAGSDAANQQTTAKLVGDYYILNGSKIFITNGGTADVFIVFAMTDKSKGTKGISAFIVEKGFEGFKVGKPERKLGIRGSSTFSIPQK, from the coding sequence ATGGATTACTTGTTAACGAGAGAGCAACTTTTGGCGAGAGAATTATTTCGCGAGTTTGCTGAGAAAGAAGTCAAACCTTTTGCACAAAAAGTTGACGAGGAAGAATACTTCCCAACAGAGACGGTAAAAAAGATGGCAGAAATAGGTATGATGGGCATACCTTTCCCAAAAGAGGTTGGTGGTGCAGGTGGAGATTACCTAACTTACATAATCGCTGTTGAAGAAATAGCAAAATACTGTGCGACAACAGCGATAATCCTCTCGGCACACACATCCTTGTGCTGCTATCCAATATACACTTGGGGCACGGAGCACCAAAAAGAAAAGTACCTTAAGCCTCTGCTTAGAGGAGAACGCCTTGGTGCCTTCGCATTAACCGAACCCAATGCTGGTAGTGATGCCGCAAACCAGCAAACAACAGCGAAACTCGTTGGTGATTATTATATACTTAACGGTTCTAAGATATTCATAACTAACGGTGGAACAGCTGATGTTTTTATTGTTTTTGCAATGACAGATAAATCAAAAGGAACAAAAGGCATCAGCGCATTTATCGTGGAAAAAGGATTCGAGGGTTTTAAAGTAGGAAAGCCTGAAAGAAAACTTGGTATTAGAGGTTCCTCAACATTTTCAATTCCTCAAAAGTAA